One genomic window of Sphingomonas sp. C3-2 includes the following:
- a CDS encoding nuclear transport factor 2 family protein: MTISFLIQDRLFEFGRAVDSKQFHRLDAVFDQDAVGIYNGANSHETAAQLIAAMHHNLGVNSHCGVSQHNILNVQVVPDGDVAAESRAYFYAIHAGVGAYDGQLWKTWGEYNDFWVLTAAGWRIRERRYTTFFSEGPAEIVTAKPT, from the coding sequence ATGACCATATCCTTCCTGATTCAGGATCGGCTTTTCGAATTTGGCCGCGCCGTCGACAGCAAGCAGTTTCACAGGCTCGACGCGGTCTTCGATCAGGATGCTGTCGGAATCTATAATGGTGCGAACAGCCATGAGACGGCCGCCCAGTTGATTGCGGCGATGCATCACAATCTGGGCGTCAATTCGCACTGCGGCGTCAGCCAGCACAACATCCTCAATGTTCAGGTCGTGCCGGACGGTGACGTCGCGGCCGAGAGCCGGGCCTATTTCTACGCGATCCATGCCGGAGTGGGCGCCTATGACGGGCAGCTGTGGAAAACCTGGGGCGAGTATAACGACTTCTGGGTACTGACGGCGGCCGGCTGGCGTATTCGCGAGCGCCGCTACACGACATTCTTCAGTGAGGGCCCGGCCGAAATTGTGACCGCAAAACCAACCTGA
- a CDS encoding TetR/AcrR family transcriptional regulator — protein sequence MTKSMGRGGRPKREDAKLMSLRILDTAAAIFARDGYAGTSIDRIAEAANVGKPTIYARYGSKAKLLKAVIQHVLDNHLARITDNVAPQPMEIGLVDILTNIIAAATDPLYLGIFRLFLSEAIKLEEIFEAFHVTMETQTKQRLVTYIAQHPDRTMLTSSPEEVAMTLLELTSAVVMMASIRPGFRAEISAAAEASRIVRTLLNGFLQRGACVPEQGHAPN from the coding sequence TTGACGAAATCGATGGGACGCGGCGGAAGGCCGAAACGCGAGGACGCCAAGCTCATGAGCTTGCGGATCCTTGACACGGCCGCCGCGATTTTTGCGCGCGATGGCTATGCGGGGACCTCGATCGACCGGATCGCCGAGGCTGCCAATGTGGGCAAGCCGACGATTTATGCCCGGTATGGCAGCAAGGCGAAGCTGCTTAAGGCGGTGATCCAGCATGTCCTCGACAATCACCTTGCCAGGATAACCGACAATGTCGCCCCCCAGCCGATGGAAATCGGGCTGGTCGATATCCTGACGAACATCATCGCGGCGGCGACCGACCCTCTCTATCTCGGCATCTTCCGCCTCTTCCTGAGCGAAGCGATCAAGCTTGAGGAAATCTTCGAAGCCTTCCATGTCACCATGGAAACCCAGACGAAGCAGCGTCTTGTAACCTATATTGCTCAGCATCCCGATCGGACCATGCTGACGAGCAGCCCTGAAGAAGTGGCTATGACTTTGCTCGAACTCACGAGCGCCGTCGTCATGATGGCGTCGATTCGACCGGGCTTTAGAGCGGAGATATCGGCCGCCGCCGAGGCCTCACGCATTGTCCGAACGCTGCTCAATGGTTTTCTTCAAAGAGGTGCTTGCGTCCCCGAGCAGGGGCATGCTCCAAATTGA